A portion of the Mesobacillus sp. AQ2 genome contains these proteins:
- the rpmG gene encoding 50S ribosomal protein L33: MRVNITLACTECGERNYISKKNKRNNPDRLELKKYCSRDKRATVHRETK, from the coding sequence ATGCGTGTAAACATTACATTAGCTTGCACAGAATGCGGAGAGCGCAACTATATTTCTAAAAAAAATAAGCGTAACAACCCAGATCGTCTTGAGCTTAAGAAATACTGCTCTAGAGATAAGCGCGCGACAGTACATCGCGAAACAAAATAA
- a CDS encoding glycosyltransferase family 4 protein, producing MKGWGDHEKKKILMLTWEYPPQIIGGLARHVHALATELAAIHQQIHVVTSKQSFQSDYARDGRVHIHRVAPLNAQDPDFLSWIGGFNLAVIEEGLKLAKHVQFDLVHAHDWMTGPAAEFISKKLGIPLIATIHGTEYGRNKGIFSDLQQFIFKKENELCHQADEVIVCSDYMEDEVNTLFKVSKDRINVIPNGTRLEEKHNQDVEITEMYPFLTRKKLIFSMGRIVTEKGFDTLLSAAGLMRKHHDVCFVIAGNGPLLETYRDQASKLGLKDSVHFIGFVNETIRDALLMKADIAVFPSEYEPFGLAAAEALTAGVPTVLAKTGGMQDLIEDYKTGFYMQPGNEKDLALTLEWILENQTAAKEIARTGRMKVLERFSWAQNAKSTDSLYKKVLSNNHRRRVFNEDECLSPN from the coding sequence GTGAAGGGGTGGGGAGATCATGAAAAGAAAAAGATCCTTATGCTCACATGGGAGTATCCGCCGCAGATTATAGGCGGACTTGCGAGACATGTCCATGCTCTCGCAACAGAACTGGCAGCCATCCATCAGCAAATTCATGTTGTGACCAGCAAACAATCCTTCCAGTCAGATTATGCAAGAGATGGCCGTGTCCACATTCACCGTGTAGCACCACTAAATGCCCAGGATCCTGATTTCCTTTCATGGATAGGCGGATTCAATCTGGCTGTCATCGAAGAAGGATTGAAGTTGGCTAAACATGTTCAATTCGACCTTGTCCATGCTCATGACTGGATGACAGGTCCTGCAGCGGAATTTATCAGCAAAAAATTGGGGATTCCACTGATCGCAACAATCCATGGTACGGAATATGGCCGAAATAAAGGCATCTTTTCTGATCTCCAGCAATTCATATTCAAAAAAGAAAATGAACTCTGCCATCAGGCTGATGAAGTCATTGTCTGCAGCGATTATATGGAAGATGAGGTTAATACATTATTTAAAGTTTCAAAGGATAGAATCAATGTTATTCCGAATGGGACTAGATTAGAAGAAAAGCACAATCAGGATGTCGAGATTACAGAGATGTACCCATTTTTAACCAGAAAGAAACTGATATTTTCAATGGGAAGGATCGTCACGGAAAAAGGATTCGATACATTGCTTTCTGCGGCTGGACTTATGAGAAAGCATCATGATGTGTGTTTTGTGATTGCGGGGAATGGACCTTTATTGGAAACCTACAGGGATCAAGCAAGTAAGCTGGGACTTAAAGATTCTGTTCATTTTATCGGCTTCGTAAATGAAACAATCCGTGATGCGTTACTTATGAAAGCGGATATCGCTGTTTTTCCAAGTGAATATGAACCATTCGGACTTGCAGCAGCTGAGGCCCTTACCGCAGGGGTCCCGACTGTCCTGGCGAAAACAGGAGGCATGCAGGATCTGATTGAAGATTATAAAACCGGATTTTATATGCAGCCGGGTAATGAAAAAGATCTTGCGCTAACACTGGAATGGATTCTTGAAAATCAAACTGCGGCAAAGGAAATCGCCCGGACAGGAAGGATGAAAGTCCTTGAGAGGTTCAGCTGGGCACAAAATGCAAAGTCAACAGATAGTCTATATAAAAAGGTATTATCAAACAATCACAGAAGGAGGGTATTTAATGAAGATGAATGCTTATCTCCAAATTGA
- a CDS encoding DUF4912 domain-containing protein gives MTNSNQQLNKIEDHLKAKILSPGKLFVYWHLQEEKVRFIGKYFLIPDEQLILALRLSDHGSRAVIHEAILRPGVSSWLFKGVNATSNYQVELGLRHQTETFFPMLRSNVIIQNPNIQIEEDKPLLPGWSGKVSTYTYYENLEGSINK, from the coding sequence GTGACAAATAGCAATCAACAACTAAACAAGATTGAGGATCATTTAAAGGCGAAAATCCTCTCACCAGGCAAGTTATTTGTTTACTGGCACCTGCAGGAGGAAAAAGTACGTTTCATAGGCAAGTATTTTCTGATACCTGATGAACAGCTGATTCTGGCTTTACGCTTATCTGATCATGGCTCCCGAGCTGTCATCCATGAAGCAATCCTTCGCCCAGGAGTATCAAGCTGGCTGTTCAAGGGAGTCAACGCAACAAGCAACTACCAGGTTGAGTTGGGGCTCAGACACCAAACAGAAACATTCTTTCCAATGCTTCGATCAAATGTCATTATACAAAATCCCAACATCCAGATAGAGGAAGACAAACCGCTTTTGCCTGGATGGTCTGGAAAGGTGAGCACTTATACTTATTATGAAAACCTTGAAGGGAGCATCAACAAGTGA
- a CDS encoding endolytic transglycosylase MltG has protein sequence MNKRTAQAFALGLLFAAVFLWAGSSVIAGKEKEPEKKVAVSDAKKILEEKGYKVLNNNEFAKLNEKKTEVVKEDKPKEETTKEEAPAEKAEEVKEEKPFTLIIAGGMSPGDVATMLASQGIVDDENKFERFLIDKGYHTKVQIGKYELKSGLDYDQIAKIITKNR, from the coding sequence ATGAATAAACGAACAGCTCAAGCATTTGCATTAGGATTGCTTTTCGCAGCCGTGTTCCTATGGGCCGGCAGCAGCGTGATCGCTGGAAAAGAAAAAGAACCTGAAAAGAAAGTTGCCGTTTCAGACGCTAAGAAGATTCTTGAAGAAAAAGGATACAAGGTGCTGAACAACAACGAATTTGCGAAGCTTAACGAAAAGAAAACAGAAGTTGTTAAAGAAGATAAGCCAAAAGAAGAAACAACTAAAGAAGAAGCCCCTGCAGAGAAGGCGGAAGAAGTAAAAGAGGAGAAACCATTCACACTGATCATTGCAGGCGGCATGTCACCAGGTGATGTAGCCACGATGCTAGCAAGCCAGGGAATCGTCGATGATGAGAATAAATTCGAGAGATTCCTGATTGATAAGGGCTACCATACAAAGGTACAAATCGGCAAGTACGAATTAAAAAGCGGTCTTGATTACGACCAAATTGCCAAGATCATTACAAAAAACAGATAA
- the phoU gene encoding phosphate signaling complex protein PhoU yields MVVRGKFDEDLKTLHGKLLELGNFAVHALNQSLVALENKDIELALKILEDDAEANIMEEEINDFAILLIAKQQPVAVDLRRLIVAIKIATDIERMADFAVNIAKSTIRIGKEPLVKPIEHIKQMHQLSVEMLKLSLEAYNEEDLGKARQVAQMDDQVDDLYGQTIKELLSLAQTKPEQLAQITQLSFISRYLERAADHVTNIAENVFYLVKGKRYDLNQ; encoded by the coding sequence ATGGTAGTAAGAGGGAAATTTGACGAAGACCTGAAAACACTGCATGGAAAATTGCTTGAGCTCGGGAATTTTGCTGTCCATGCGCTAAACCAGTCACTGGTGGCACTTGAAAACAAGGATATCGAACTTGCACTGAAAATCCTTGAAGATGATGCTGAAGCAAATATCATGGAAGAGGAAATCAATGATTTTGCGATTCTGTTAATCGCAAAGCAACAGCCGGTTGCTGTCGATTTAAGAAGGCTGATTGTTGCGATCAAAATCGCGACTGATATTGAGAGAATGGCGGATTTCGCGGTAAATATTGCGAAATCGACAATCAGGATAGGAAAAGAACCGCTTGTAAAACCGATTGAGCACATCAAACAGATGCATCAATTATCAGTTGAAATGCTTAAACTTTCATTGGAAGCTTATAATGAAGAGGATCTCGGTAAAGCGAGACAGGTTGCGCAGATGGACGATCAAGTCGACGACCTGTATGGACAAACAATCAAGGAGCTGTTGAGCCTGGCCCAGACCAAGCCTGAACAGCTGGCCCAAATCACACAACTTTCATTCATCAGCCGTTATCTCGAACGAGCAGCTGACCATGTTACAAATATAGCAGAAAATGTTTTTTACTTAGTCAAAGGTAAGAGATATGATCTGAATCAATAA
- the pstB gene encoding phosphate ABC transporter ATP-binding protein PstB: protein MSAVTEKTKATVQSDAVNNAPENSKVVYETKDLNLWYGEGHALKNINLVINENEVTAIIGPSGCGKSTYIKTLNRMVELVPSVKISGEILYRGRNILEKSYQVEDLRTSVGMVFQKPNPFPKSIYDNIAYGPKIHGIRDKKVLDEIVEKSLRGAAIWDDVKDRLNQNAYGLSGGQQQRICIARALAIEPDVILMDEPTSALDPISTLKVEELVQELKKDYSIIIVTHNMQQAARISDKTAFFLNGEVIEFAETDKIFSNPSDKRTEDYITGRFG, encoded by the coding sequence ATGTCAGCAGTGACAGAGAAAACAAAAGCAACAGTACAATCCGACGCGGTGAATAATGCGCCAGAAAATTCAAAGGTTGTATATGAAACAAAAGACCTTAATCTTTGGTATGGTGAAGGACACGCATTAAAAAATATCAACTTAGTGATCAACGAAAATGAAGTAACGGCAATCATCGGCCCTTCCGGATGTGGTAAGTCAACTTACATCAAAACTTTGAACCGGATGGTTGAACTGGTTCCTTCTGTCAAGATTTCCGGTGAGATTTTATACAGGGGACGGAATATCCTTGAAAAGTCCTATCAAGTTGAGGATCTTAGGACGAGTGTAGGGATGGTCTTCCAAAAACCGAATCCATTCCCGAAATCAATCTATGACAATATTGCATATGGACCAAAAATCCACGGGATCCGTGATAAGAAAGTACTAGACGAAATTGTTGAGAAAAGCTTGCGAGGTGCCGCAATCTGGGATGATGTAAAAGATCGTCTGAATCAGAACGCATACGGCCTGTCGGGCGGACAGCAGCAGCGTATCTGTATCGCAAGGGCACTGGCAATTGAACCGGATGTCATCCTCATGGACGAACCGACATCAGCTCTTGACCCAATTTCGACCTTGAAAGTAGAGGAACTTGTACAGGAATTAAAGAAGGATTACAGCATCATCATTGTTACGCATAATATGCAGCAGGCTGCGCGTATTTCCGACAAGACTGCATTCTTCCTGAATGGAGAAGTCATCGAGTTTGCTGAGACGGATAAGATTTTCTCAAACCCGTCAGATAAGAGGACGGAAGATTATATTACAGGCCGTTTTGGTTGA
- the pstA gene encoding phosphate ABC transporter permease PstA, with product MKYVDSTQVQKKMGTRLLANNLAKALFFLATMFGLMVLIVLIYRVLKDGLPWINMDFLMNRLSTDPERAGIWGAITGTFWLMLVVAPVTMLLGIGTAIYLEEYAAKGRIASFIKTNISNLAGVPSVVFGILGLTVFARALDLGSVVLAGGLTMALLVLPVVVVASQEAIRAVPQFLREASYGMGATKWQTIKNVVLPAAIPGILTGVILALSRAIGETAPLVVIGIPALLIPIPDGIFDKFTILPVQIYYWTIDSALVAEYANLAAATIVILLLVLFVMNSIAILIRNKFQKRY from the coding sequence ATGAAATATGTAGATTCCACTCAAGTCCAGAAAAAAATGGGCACACGGCTATTAGCGAATAATCTGGCAAAGGCACTCTTTTTCCTTGCGACCATGTTCGGACTTATGGTACTGATCGTTTTGATTTATCGAGTTCTTAAAGACGGATTACCTTGGATCAATATGGATTTTCTTATGAATCGATTATCGACTGATCCAGAAAGAGCAGGTATTTGGGGAGCAATCACAGGCACGTTTTGGCTTATGCTCGTAGTTGCCCCGGTAACAATGCTGCTTGGTATCGGTACTGCGATTTATCTGGAAGAATATGCGGCAAAAGGCCGTATAGCATCTTTCATTAAAACGAATATTTCCAACTTGGCCGGTGTTCCTTCCGTTGTGTTCGGAATCCTTGGATTAACAGTCTTTGCCAGAGCTCTCGATTTGGGATCCGTAGTTCTTGCCGGAGGATTGACAATGGCATTGCTGGTACTGCCAGTAGTAGTTGTGGCAAGCCAGGAAGCCATTCGCGCAGTACCACAATTCCTGCGGGAAGCTTCTTACGGTATGGGCGCCACAAAATGGCAGACAATCAAAAATGTTGTTTTGCCAGCTGCAATTCCGGGAATTCTTACTGGTGTAATACTGGCGCTTTCACGGGCAATCGGAGAAACAGCGCCACTTGTTGTTATTGGTATTCCAGCACTGTTAATACCTATTCCAGACGGAATCTTTGATAAGTTCACGATTCTGCCGGTGCAAATTTATTATTGGACAATTGACTCTGCCCTTGTTGCCGAATATGCCAACCTGGCAGCTGCGACAATTGTGATTCTGTTACTAGTGTTATTTGTGATGAATTCAATTGCCATTTTAATACGCAATAAATTCCAAAAGAGATATTAG
- the pstC gene encoding phosphate ABC transporter permease subunit PstC codes for MKGVFCVAKSVVHEDGKKLNVREMISEKKKTKSFTNYTEKFIPKILLGIAAISVLTTIGIVLTLLTETIAFFKDVPFIDFFTGTKLKPLGENAVFGVLPLLTGTLISTAIAMLVAIPVGLMTAVFLSEYASEKTRRLLKPILEILAGIPTIVYGFFAFTFVTPLLRSFVPGLEPTNILSPGIVMGIMIIPMVASLSEDAMSSVPNAMREGALALGATKLEVTWKVVIPAAISGIIASFVLGISRAIGETMIVTIASGSSKNFTFDVTQSMQTMTAYIVEVTGGEAAAGSTLYYSLYAVAMTLFVFTLIMNLVAQFISRKFREEY; via the coding sequence ATGAAAGGGGTTTTTTGCGTGGCAAAAAGCGTTGTTCACGAAGACGGCAAAAAGTTGAATGTTCGTGAAATGATATCAGAAAAGAAAAAGACAAAGAGCTTTACAAATTATACTGAAAAGTTCATACCAAAAATATTATTAGGGATTGCAGCAATCTCTGTCCTGACGACAATCGGAATTGTTCTTACATTATTAACGGAAACTATCGCCTTTTTTAAAGACGTTCCATTCATAGATTTCTTTACTGGCACTAAATTGAAGCCGCTAGGGGAAAATGCGGTATTCGGTGTTTTGCCTTTGCTGACCGGAACTCTCATTTCAACTGCTATCGCGATGCTTGTCGCGATTCCTGTTGGATTAATGACCGCCGTGTTCCTGAGTGAGTATGCTTCTGAAAAGACTCGAAGGCTGCTAAAACCAATTCTTGAAATTCTGGCAGGTATTCCAACGATTGTATATGGTTTCTTTGCCTTTACTTTCGTAACACCTTTATTAAGGTCATTCGTACCCGGACTGGAACCAACGAATATCCTTAGCCCGGGAATTGTCATGGGAATCATGATCATCCCGATGGTTGCTTCACTGTCGGAGGATGCAATGAGTTCAGTGCCAAATGCGATGAGGGAAGGAGCATTGGCCCTTGGTGCAACCAAGCTTGAGGTAACCTGGAAGGTTGTCATCCCTGCTGCGATTTCTGGTATTATTGCATCGTTCGTCCTTGGAATTTCCAGAGCTATAGGTGAGACGATGATTGTGACAATCGCGAGTGGCAGCTCCAAGAATTTTACTTTTGATGTCACGCAATCGATGCAGACAATGACAGCCTATATTGTAGAAGTAACCGGCGGAGAAGCAGCGGCAGGCTCAACTTTATACTACAGCCTATATGCAGTTGCCATGACTTTGTTTGTTTTTACATTGATCATGAACCTGGTCGCCCAGTTTATCTCTCGAAAGTTTAGGGAGGAATATTAA
- a CDS encoding PstS family phosphate ABC transporter substrate-binding protein, which produces MKSLKKMSLFLMLAAVMVFTAACGGGDNEGGNGEELEGSVVIDGSGTVYPLMARMAENYMGEQENVSVEVSRSGTSAGFKKFLAKNGTDFNDASRQIKDEEKAKAEELGIEVQEMKVALDGITIVINKDNDWATDLTEQEVKDIFLASAGKKKWSDVRADFPDEEIKTYGPNENHGTYEFMFETILEEQDLPENINLQQDYSTLVDLVSKDKNAIGFFGYGYYESNKDKLSAVKVDFGNGPVEPSLDTIKEDGDYAPFTRPVFTYLNVNQAKEKPQVLDYAIYTMNNAQDVAKETGFAPLSDEDIKSTLDTLNGLKK; this is translated from the coding sequence ATGAAGAGTCTTAAAAAGATGAGCCTGTTTTTAATGCTTGCAGCTGTTATGGTATTCACGGCAGCCTGCGGCGGTGGAGATAACGAAGGTGGAAACGGAGAAGAACTTGAAGGCAGCGTCGTAATAGACGGATCTGGCACAGTTTATCCTTTAATGGCACGTATGGCTGAGAACTATATGGGTGAACAGGAAAACGTATCAGTAGAAGTTAGCCGCTCCGGAACTTCAGCAGGTTTCAAGAAATTCCTTGCTAAAAACGGAACTGACTTCAACGATGCTTCCCGTCAGATTAAGGATGAGGAAAAAGCAAAAGCAGAAGAGCTTGGCATCGAAGTACAGGAAATGAAGGTTGCGCTAGATGGTATCACAATCGTCATCAATAAAGACAATGATTGGGCTACAGACCTAACTGAACAAGAAGTGAAAGATATTTTCCTTGCAAGTGCTGGAAAGAAGAAATGGTCTGATGTTCGCGCTGATTTCCCGGATGAAGAAATCAAGACTTATGGACCTAATGAAAACCACGGAACGTACGAATTCATGTTTGAAACAATCCTGGAAGAGCAGGATCTGCCGGAAAACATTAACTTACAGCAAGATTACTCTACTTTAGTAGACCTAGTTTCAAAAGATAAAAACGCGATTGGTTTCTTCGGATATGGTTACTATGAAAGCAATAAAGACAAGCTTTCAGCGGTTAAAGTAGACTTTGGCAACGGTCCTGTTGAACCTTCACTCGATACGATCAAAGAAGATGGCGACTATGCACCATTCACTCGTCCAGTGTTCACATATTTGAATGTAAATCAAGCTAAAGAGAAGCCACAAGTGCTTGATTATGCAATCTATACAATGAACAATGCACAGGATGTAGCAAAAGAAACTGGTTTCGCACCATTATCTGATGAAGACATCAAATCAACACTGGACACATTGAACGGCCTTAAGAAGTAA